The Gemmatimonadaceae bacterium DNA segment TAGGGTCATCTCAGGCTCCCAGGTTGAGGCAGGCCTTCACGGTCGGATGTCGCTGGGTCTCGCTCGTGGGCAGTTGCAGCACCACCTGGTCGCCGTAGTTCGCGTCGACGAGGATTGGCGAATAGCTCGTGTACAGGCCGGTCGGATACACCGTCGCCTGGTCCCGACCGTAGACGCGGAGCAACCGCCGCAGGTCGCCTTGGCGATGGCCGGTCGCGAAGAGCCAGAACGCGCGCTCGCTGTAGACCAGGTTAAGGCGGCCCGCCGCCGACCCAGGGTCAGCGAGCGGCGGCAGACCCGCCGTGCCGCCGCTGCCGGCCGGCGCCGGAGCCGGACACGTCATCGCGTCGGTGCAACTCGTACGGAGCGCATTCAGCGTCGTCAGCCAGGACGCGTCGCCGGCGCGCAACTGTGCCTCTGCCTCGGCGAGGCGCGCCTCGATGCCGGAAGCCAGGACCGTCGCGCTCGCGGCGCTGGTGTAGAGCGCCTGCGTCGGCACGAACCCTGCGGCCAGCGGCACGCGAGGATCGCCGATGCCGGAGAAGGGCTGTCCGTTCCCGCCTTCCCCGCTCGAGACGCTCACGGCGCCCGGAACGGAGCCCAAGACGTTCATCATCGACGGGATTGTCGCCGAGTGCTCGGTGGCGAACTGGAATGTCGTCGGGACGGCGGCCAACGTCGTCGCGATGTCATCGAAGCGACCGAGGTTCAGTAGTGCGCGGGCCTTGCCGACCCGGGCGGCAAGGGCGAAGCGCAACGAGTCGCCCGCAAGCGCGAGCGCGGAGTCGAACAGCACCAGCGCTCGCTCGTTGAGCTGCGCCGTCGTCAGGCCCGCGGAGAAGACCGGGTCGTCGTCGAGCGGTACCTCCGTGAGCGGTACTCCGGAGCAGAAGAGCTCGGCGAGGTGCAGCACGGTGTATGCCTCGAGCACCATAACGTGGGCTCGAAGCGGCGTCAGCGGCTCCCGACCGTAGCGGACGAGCGCCTGGCGTGCCAACATCGCGGCGACCCGCGCCGACTGGAGGTTCTCGTACACGGTCTTGCCCGGTTGCACCGCGTACGGTGAGGCCGGCACGTAGCGCCGCGCGTCGAGGTCGAGCCCCGAGAAGGTCCCGTACGGCTGGAACTCGTCGGCAAAGATGCCGCTCGCGACCACGTAGTTGTCCACCGGCAAGTAGCGATTGCCCGCGTGGAACGCCTGGGTGAAGTACGAGATGGCGCCGTCGTACATCGCAACGGCCCCCGCCTCGCTCTCCACACGGTCGCGCTCAAGGACCTCGTACGGCGGCTTGGCCCCCACAAGGTCATTTGGCGAGCACGCGGAGACGCCGAACAGGGCAAACAGCGGCACCCACCCCGCACAGATCCGGAATCGCATTTCAGTACTCCAGCGTGACGCGGAAGAGGAACTCCCGCGGTTGAGGGATTGCCGTGGTGTAGTCCGAGATGGCGTCGCCGCCGAGCGCCAGCGCGCCGTTGACCTCCGGGTCAAAACCGCCGTAGCGGGTCCAGAGCGCGAGGTTCCGGCCCATAACAGCCACCGTCGCGCCCCGCGCGCGCGCCAGCTGCGCGAGCCGTGGCGACAGCGTGTAGGCGAGGGAGACCTCACTGAGCCGGAGCCAGGCCGTCGACTCGACGATTGACCCGGCCGTGAGCCCGGCCAGCTCCAACGCCTGCAACGGCAGAGGCGCGCGCGGGTCGTTCAACCCGAATGCCGCCGGCGACACCGACCGGCTGTTCGCCATACCGTTCGTCTGCTCGAGACGCACCGTGAACGTCATCCGGCCGTCGAGAAGCCGCAACGCGCTCAGGTAGGAGATCTCGCTACGCGGGAACGGTGCCCCCATATACACCGAGGAGTCCCCGAGCACGAGTTCGTCCGGCACGAGGATGCCGTCGCCGTTCAGGTCGTTGTAGCCCAGTAGGGGCCGACGCCAGATGCCAAACAGCGGGTACCCCTCCACGACCCGGGCATCCTCGCGACCGTACGACGTGATCGACTCACCGATGGCGAGAACGCGATTGCGCACCATACCGCCCAGCACCGTCACCTCCCAGCCGATCGACCGCCGGTCCAGCAGCTTCGCCGATACGCTCAGTTCGGCGCCGCGATTCTCCACCAACCCGATGTTCTCGAAGCGCTGGAGATCCAGCACGGTCGTCGTGCCACTGTATGAGCCGCCGGCGGAGGCGGGGACCGCGAACGCGTGCAGGGCGTCACGCGTGCGCTTCACGTAGAGCGTACCGTCGAGGGTCACGCGGTCGCCGAGGAAGCCTAGGTCGATGCCGCCTTCCACCTGCGTGGAGCGCTCCGGACGAAGATCGTAGTTGCCGGCGTACCGCATCCGCAGGCCGCTGGTCGCGCGACCGTCGCGCACGCTCACGAACGGCGCGAACAGCCGATCTACGTGCGTCAGGTTTGGCTGCTGCCCCGAATGCCCCCACGCGAGGCGCAATCGCGCGGTGCTGATGCCAAGCGTGCGAGGAAACGTCTCGTGGTCGGACACCAGCCACGAGGCCTCGACCTTCGGGTACAACGGCGCCTGAGCGTCGCGGCCGAAGGCGCTGCCGGCGTCCTGCCGCAGCGCTGCCGTGAGGAACAACTTCTCGTCCACGTTCAACCGCTGCTCCAGGAACCACCCCGCCGTGGCAGACTCCTCGCGCACTTCCTCCGTCGCCTGCGCGGCGGCCCCGTTCACGGAGCCGCTCCCGAAGGCCAGCCCGTCACCCACCGCGCGCAGTCCGCCCGTCCGGCTGTCCACATACTGCCCGCCAACTGTCGTGATGCCTGTGAGCCACTTCGCCCACGGGCGCGTCACGCTCGCCGACACGTCGCCGGTCCGCACGTTCGTGTTGCCGCGGTAGGTGGAGAAGAAGCCCTGTGTCGGACAGCCATATGTCGAACACTCGTTCGGCAACCGATGCCGTGCATCCTCGCGTTGCTCGAGGTCCATACCGACGTTCGCCCGCAGGCTGAGCCAGCCCAGCGCCTGCCAGCTCAGGTTGGCCGTGAGCAACGACCGTTGGCGACTGGTCGTGGTTCGCTCGGCGAACGCGTCGCCAGGCCTGAAGGTCAGTGTGTCAAGCGGGCGAGTGCCGTCTCCAGCCTGAAGGCCGCTGCCGGCGTCGCGCTGGGAGTTGCCCACCAGGTTCGCCGACAGGCCGAGGGCCATCGTGGGCATCGGCACGAGCGTCAGACGCCCCATCGCCGTCCAGCCTCCCATCACGTTCGGCCGCTCCTGCCACGACGGGATCTCTCCCTTGAGCTGCAGCAACCGCCGCCGTTCCACGGTGCTGAGCCGCGTGGTGCCGGTCTGGTCGTTCCACCCGCCCATCACGTAGTAACGCGCCGTCTCGCGACCGCCGCTCGCCGAGAGCGTGGTCCGTGTCGAGTAGCCGGTCTGGCTCGTCGACGTCAGCGGATCGTTGCCCGGGCTGAACTGCGTCACGCTGTCCTGCATGCAGATGCCGTTCGCGAAATCCCGGAGCGCGCAGCCCACGGAGGCTGGACCGAGGTCATTGTGGCCCCACCCGTAGCTGTACACGGGAAACTGCCGCGGGACCGTCGAAATGCCGTAGTCCGTCAGCGAGGTGATGCGCATAGCGCCCGGCGCGCCCCGCTTCGTCCGGATGACGATCACGCCGTTCGCGGCATCAGTGCCGTACAGGCTCGCCGCCGACGGCCCGCGGAGGACTTGGACCGACTCAATGGTCTGCGGGTCGAGGTAGTCCAGCGGGGACGGTACGGGGAGATAACTCGGCGTCATCGGCACCTGCTCGCCCGGCGCGGCGCCCGGCGCCGCACTCATCGTGCGCGCCTGGTTCTGTGCGCCGAGGCCCGACGTCGTCGCCGCATTCATCCGCACGCCGTCGACGATCACGATCGGATCGTTGTTCAGCGTCGCGCTGTTCAGGCCCCGGATGCGGATGCGCGACGGCGCGCCGACCGCGCCGCCTGAGCGAATGACCTGCACGCCCGCCGCGCGGCCATCCAAGAGGTCGCTGACACCGAAGACCGGCATAGACCGCACCACGGAGTCGGCGCGAATCGTGGCCACTGAGTTCCCCAACTCGTACTGGCGCCGTTCGCCGGTCGCGGTGGTCACCATACCGTCGAGCCGACGCACCATCTGGCGCATAGCGATGTCGAGAACGACGCCCAGGCGCTGATCGGGGACCGTGACCCGCTGAGAGTGCAGGGCATAGCCGAGGCGCCGGACGCGCACTTCCTGTTCCCCGCTCGGCACATTGACGATCACGAACTGCCCGCTGTCGTCGGTCACGGCCGTCAACGAGGTCCCGACCACGAGCACGTGGGCGTCGCGCACAGGCAACTGCGTCTCCTCGTCCTTGACGCGTCCGCCGAGCCAGCCGATGCGCTGCGTCTGGTCGCGTGCGACCAGCGCCAACTGGTTGCGCGTCCCGACAAGCACGTCCAACTGCGTGTCGTGCAGCAACTGCGTGAGAAGATCGCCGAGCGGCTCGTCGTACACGCGCAAGTCGACGCGCCGGCCTGCCGGAAGCGCCTCAGCGCTGTAGAAGAACCTCACGCCGGCGGCGCGGCCGACAGCCTCCAATGCCTCGCGCAGCGGCACCTCGCCGAGCGACAGCGAAAGGCGCTGCCGCAACGCCGCAACCGCCGTCGCGGCAACTTCAGTGCGCACGCC contains these protein-coding regions:
- a CDS encoding TonB-dependent receptor; translated protein: MLVRSAVTLLAVLLVAATAAAPLRAQVAAVNSADGGGPRFLMESTGVRTEVAATAVAALRQRLSLSLGEVPLREALEAVGRAAGVRFFYSAEALPAGRRVDLRVYDEPLGDLLTQLLHDTQLDVLVGTRNQLALVARDQTQRIGWLGGRVKDEETQLPVRDAHVLVVGTSLTAVTDDSGQFVIVNVPSGEQEVRVRRLGYALHSQRVTVPDQRLGVVLDIAMRQMVRRLDGMVTTATGERRQYELGNSVATIRADSVVRSMPVFGVSDLLDGRAAGVQVIRSGGAVGAPSRIRIRGLNSATLNNDPIVIVDGVRMNAATTSGLGAQNQARTMSAAPGAAPGEQVPMTPSYLPVPSPLDYLDPQTIESVQVLRGPSAASLYGTDAANGVIVIRTKRGAPGAMRITSLTDYGISTVPRQFPVYSYGWGHNDLGPASVGCALRDFANGICMQDSVTQFSPGNDPLTSTSQTGYSTRTTLSASGGRETARYYVMGGWNDQTGTTRLSTVERRRLLQLKGEIPSWQERPNVMGGWTAMGRLTLVPMPTMALGLSANLVGNSQRDAGSGLQAGDGTRPLDTLTFRPGDAFAERTTTSRQRSLLTANLSWQALGWLSLRANVGMDLEQREDARHRLPNECSTYGCPTQGFFSTYRGNTNVRTGDVSASVTRPWAKWLTGITTVGGQYVDSRTGGLRAVGDGLAFGSGSVNGAAAQATEEVREESATAGWFLEQRLNVDEKLFLTAALRQDAGSAFGRDAQAPLYPKVEASWLVSDHETFPRTLGISTARLRLAWGHSGQQPNLTHVDRLFAPFVSVRDGRATSGLRMRYAGNYDLRPERSTQVEGGIDLGFLGDRVTLDGTLYVKRTRDALHAFAVPASAGGSYSGTTTVLDLQRFENIGLVENRGAELSVSAKLLDRRSIGWEVTVLGGMVRNRVLAIGESITSYGREDARVVEGYPLFGIWRRPLLGYNDLNGDGILVPDELVLGDSSVYMGAPFPRSEISYLSALRLLDGRMTFTVRLEQTNGMANSRSVSPAAFGLNDPRAPLPLQALELAGLTAGSIVESTAWLRLSEVSLAYTLSPRLAQLARARGATVAVMGRNLALWTRYGGFDPEVNGALALGGDAISDYTTAIPQPREFLFRVTLEY